One stretch of Prunus persica cultivar Lovell chromosome G1, Prunus_persica_NCBIv2, whole genome shotgun sequence DNA includes these proteins:
- the LOC18790498 gene encoding nudix hydrolase 1, whose amino-acid sequence MGNQTEAAAARTVAVGVCLLKGEKVLLGRRRCSLGYSTFSLPGGHLELSESFEECAARELKEETGLDIDKKRMEFLTARTNELLLEGGKPCQYASVCMRAVMEHGDGEPQNVEPEVCDGWDWYEWDNLPKPLFRPLHNAVLAGFNPFRA is encoded by the exons ATGGGAAACCAAACGGAGGCAGCAGCGGCTCGGACAGTGGCGGTAGGGGTTTGCCTGTTGAAAGGGGAAAAGGTGTTGTTGGGACGACGCCGTTGCTCTCTTGGCTACTCCACCTTTTCCCTACCTGGTGGCCACCTCGAGCTCA GTGAGAGCTTCGAGGAGTGCGCAGCAAGAGAATTGAAGGAAGAAACTGGTTTAGACATTGACAAGAAGAGGATGGAGTTTCTGACAGCCAGAACAAACGAGCTGCTCCTAGAGGGAGGCAAGCCATGCCAGTACGCGTCCGTTTGCATGAGAGCGGTGATGGAACATGGAGATGGAGAGCCCCAAAATGTGGAGCCAGAAGTGTGTGATGGTTGGGATTGGTATGAGTGGGACAACCTTCCCAAACCACTCTTTCGTCCTCTGCACAATGCGGTGTTGGCAGGATTTAATCCTTTTCGTGCATGA